The Danio aesculapii chromosome 8, fDanAes4.1, whole genome shotgun sequence genome window below encodes:
- the hnf1a gene encoding LOW QUALITY PROTEIN: hepatocyte nuclear factor 1-alpha (The sequence of the model RefSeq protein was modified relative to this genomic sequence to represent the inferred CDS: inserted 3 bases in 2 codons) — MDGGESRRSEGSGRLSALQEQLVWSLLGSGLTKELLIQAMGDLERERALSGGERADRADCESSEEGEMDNPPPIFXELEKLPAEEAARQRAQVDQLLQEDPWHVAKMVKSYMQQHNLPQREVVESTGLNQSHLSQHLNKGTPMKNQKRAALYSWYTKKQAEISQQFTNASRGVISGEEPGEDVRKGRRNRFKWGPASLQILFQAYERQKNPSKEEREGLVEECNRAECLQRGVSPSQLAGLGSNLVTEVRVYNWFANRRKEEAFRHKLALDVPYSSQSAASTCQTLPSSPSPGLKYSQSVVCESLGSVRSSGAEDRGASVRLASPVQLEPSHTLLETHHLKPASIGGSLPPVSTLTSLHGVSGSSAGAPGLFIPSVMSLGDSSLLIGLTSSQPQTVPIINNVGXGFTTLQPISFQQPLHASPQQPIAQQLQSHIAPNSFMATMAQLPCHMDYISERKYSRNFI, encoded by the exons ATGGACGGAGGAGAGTCGAGGAGATCAGAAGGTAGCGGTCGGCTGTCAGCCCTACAGGAGCAGCTGGTGTGGTCTCTACTGGGCTCGGGACTGACAAAAGAGCTACTCATTCAGGCTATGGGAGATCTAGAACGAGAACGGGCCTTGTCTGGTGGCGAGAGGGCAGACCGGGCTGACTGCGAGAGCTCTGAGGAAGGAGAGATGGACAATCCACCTCCAATCTT CGAGCTGGAGAAACTGCCGGCGGAGGAGGCAGCGAGACAGAGGGCTCAAGTGGACCAGCTGCTACA AGAGGATCCTTGGCATGTGGCTAAAATGGTGAAGAGCTACATGCAGCAGCACAACCTTCCCCAGAGAGAGGTGGTGGAGTCCACTGGTCTCAACCAATCACATCTGTCGCAGCACCTCAACAAAGGCACACCCATGAAGAACCAAAAGCGTGCCGCTCTCTACAGCTGGTACACCAAGAAGCAGGCTGAGATCAGCCAGC AATTCACTAATGCCAGTCGAGGAGTCATATCGGGTGAGGAACCCGGGGAAGATGTGAGAAAAGGACGGAGAAACCGATTTAAATGGGGTCCCGCCTCCCTGCAGATCCTGTTCCAGGCTTATGAACGACAGAAAAACCCCAGTAAAGAGGAGAGGGAGGGACTGGTGGAGGAGTGCAACAG AGCGGAGTGTCTTCAGAGGGGAGTTTCTCCTTCTCAGCTGGCTGGCCTGGGCTCTAATCTGGTCACAGAGGTTCGTGTTTACAACTGGTTTGCAAATCGGCGTAAAGAGGAGGCATTTCGCCACAAACTGGCACTAGATGTGCCCTACAGCAGCCAATCAGCTGCCTCCACATGCCAGACACTGCCGTCCAGTCCTTCACCAG GTCTGAAGTACAGTCAGTCGGTGGTGTGTGAGAGTTTGGGCTCCGTGAGAAGCTCTGGTGCTGAAGATAGAGGAGCCAGTGTTCGTCTAGCCAGTCCAGTCCAGCTAGAACCCAGTCACACACTCCTGGAGACACACCATCTCAAACCA GCTTCTATTGGAGGCTCTTTACCTCCTGTCAGCACTCTGACTTCCCTGCATGGTGTGTCAGGATCCTCTGCTGGTGCTCCTGGACTCTTCATTCCAAGCGTCATGAGTCTGGGAGACTCCTCACTTCTCATCG GCTTGACATCCTCTCAACCCCAGACTGTGCCTATCATCAATAATGTAG GGGGGTTTACCACCCTTCAGCCAATCTCGTTTCAGCAGCCGCTTCACGCCTCACCTCAGCAGCCAATAGCACAGCAGCTTCAGAGTCACATTGCTCCAAACTCCTTTATGGCCACAATGGCACAGTTACCATGTCACA tggactatattagtgaACGGAAGTATAGTCGCAATTTCATATAG
- the si:ch211-170d8.2 gene encoding uncharacterized protein si:ch211-170d8.2: MASVTRTRVLLLVLAFMVTVIGVQCRSLRTQLRKVTSFHGERKIRIGHVPRRSRREPGTEQDQCGVLSAPWTESSGPLEDWSQMYHLKILSTINDGPRRAVFPEQPLFRFVRRVYRCCQAGYHCGSVKGIQGGKVGNNIEFLLGKDVLSAPLQKAEVHFHFSNPQHLNIQPVLPSLEKRGFSTRYSVWLKDGVVELRVDLLTLFQALQLLLGGAGRGPSIMEMHRVRGLTRPGVVVQKQSPPSLYDTVWGKVDEAPLQPTLQLGLALHCSLAEEINIACENHGVHLKHTPFIALTYR, from the exons ATGGCCTCGGTTACGCGCACACGGGTTTTACTGCTGGTTCTTGCATTCATGGTGACTGTTATTGGAGTACAGTGCCGATCGCTTCGTACGCAGCTTCGCAAGGTGACGTCCTTCCACGGAGAGCGTAAAATACGTATCGGACACGTCCCGAGACGGAGCCGCCGCGAACCGGGCACCGAGCAGGACCAGTGCGGCGTCCTGAGCGCACCGTGGACGGAGAGCAGTGGTCCACTGGAGGACTGGAGCCAGATGTACCATCTGAAGATACTGTCGACGATCAATGACGGTCCGCGTCGAGCCGTTTTCCCAGAACAGCCTCTTTTCAGATTTGTTAGACGCGTTTATCGCTGTTGTCAAGCTGGGTACCACTGTGGAAGTGTTAAAGGAATACAGGGAGGAAAAGTTGGCA ACAACATCGAGTTTCTCTTGGGCAAGGATGTCCTGTCAGCGCCACTTCAGAAAGCAGAAGTTCATTTCCATTTTTCAAACCCCCAACACTTGAACATCCAACCCGTCCTGCCATCCCTGGAGAAACGCGGGTTCTCTACGAG GTACAGTGTCTGGTTGAAAGACGGTGTCGTGGAGCTGCGAGTGGATCTTCTGACCCTCTTCCAGGCCCTTCAGCTACTCCTTGGAGGAGCCGGTCGAGGGCCGAGCATCATGGAAATGCATCGGGTGAGGGGCCTGACCAGACCAGGGGTCGTTGTCCAAAAGCAAAGCCCCCCGTCTCTTTATGACACAGTGTGGGGGAAGGTGGACGAAGCCCCCCTGCAGCCCACTTTACAGCTAGGACTGGCATTGCACTGCAGTCTAGCGGAAGAAATCAATATCGCCTGTGAAAATCATGGTGTACATCTAAAACACACACCATTCATTGCTCTGACCTACAGATAG